Proteins co-encoded in one Garra rufa chromosome 7, GarRuf1.0, whole genome shotgun sequence genomic window:
- the LOC141338803 gene encoding SLAM family member 5-like has product MEGDSVTLNTGLTEMMDDHLILWRFGTENTLIAQIDVMGDSVTVYDNVLDGRFRDRMKLDHQTGSLTIKNTTTQQAGLYKLQSNSVSKNFSLMVYASLPTPNITRDCLSSSSTTSSLSSSQQNCSLVCSVVNVVNVTLSWYKGNSLLSSISVSDLSISLSLPLEVEYHDKNTYSCVLNNPFRNQTQHLDISKLCHTCSDSASKIVPISAAAAAGFLLVDVKEDDHVEYAPIAMRR; this is encoded by the exons ATGGAGGGGGATTCAGTCACTCTAAACACTGGTCTTACTGAAATGATGGATGATCATTTGATTTTATGGAGGTTTGGAACTGAAAACACTTTAATAGCTCAAATCGATGTAATGGGCGACAGCGTCACTGTGTACGATAATGTtcttgatgggagattcagagacagaatGAAGCTGGATcatcaaactggatctctgaccatcaaaAACACCACAACTCAACAAGCTGGACTCTATAAACTACAGTCCAACAGTGTGAGCAAGAATTTCAGTCTTATGGTCTACG CTTCTTTGCCCACTCCTAACATCACCAGAGATtgtttatcatcatcatcaacaacatcatcattatcatcatcccAGCAGAATTGTTCATTGGTGTGTTCAGTAGTGAATGTGGTgaatgtgactctctcctggtacaaaggaaacagtttattgtccagcatcagtgtgtctgatctcagcatcagtctctctctacctctggaggtggaatatcacgataaaaacacctacagctgtgtgctcaacaatccCTTCAGAAACCAGACTCAACATCTGGACATCAGCAAACTCTGTCACACATGTTCAG ACTCAGCATCTAAAATAGTGCCGATCTCTGCTGCCGCTGCTGCTGGATTTCTGCTGGTT GATGTTAAAGAGGATGACCACGTGGAGTATGCGCCTATCGCTATGAGAAGATGA